A single region of the Neodiprion pinetum isolate iyNeoPine1 chromosome 5, iyNeoPine1.2, whole genome shotgun sequence genome encodes:
- the LOC124219103 gene encoding laminin subunit beta-1-like isoform X3, which yields MVRPNQLIAIVFGLFLVILADTTSPPYYRRVSNRVQSRPGVLLKKPQPCEVGSCYPATGDLLIGRENRIRASSTCGLKGPERYCIVSHLQDRKKCFFCDKRIPKQQHGVENIVHKYQPNHRAAETWWQSENGVENVTLQLDLEAEFHFTHIIIKFKTFRPAAMLIERSYDFGKTWQVYKYFAYNCQQSFPGVSTKASRNLTDVVCESRYSNVAPSEGGEIIHRVLPPNLQIDNPYSKEVQNLLKMTNLRINFTRLHTLGDDLLDNRAEIREKYYYAIKNMWVRGSCSCYGHASRCLPLPGIPERQDMVHGRCECTHNTKGLNCEYCEDFFNDLPWKPAVGKQTSACKMCNCNNHSQSCHFDEAVFERSGRVSGGVCDDCQHNTRGQNCEQCKPFFYHESSRDMTDAEACQPCDCDPSGSLDDGICDSRTDELSGDESGRCHCKANVEGRRCDRCKNGFWKFDFNNPDGCQACTCNTVGTIGNQGCNMLTGECTCKRYVTARDCSQCLPEYWGLSEEQDGCKPCDCDLGGAYDNFCDVVTGQCRCRRNIGGRTCNEPEQSYYTVSLDFLIYEGENSRASSNCQIVIREPYRDGRNTTWTGSGFIRAYEFSNLTFVIDDIVKTMEYDIVVRYEPEIAGPWQKVRIFIERDGPVDPDGPCRNWQPSDDRVTMQLYPDRHSAVAIRNACLESGKRYIVHLTFDAYDQRYQTPSASILIDSITLIPRPESIPVFSGSPLAEVRRQEYEAYRCGDMFYDLYDRDQQISDICKQYQYIIGTYVFDGGHACECNLTGSHSLLCNQFGGRCSCKTNVIGRRCDSCAPGTYNFGPEGCKPCDCDAVGALDNFCNVETGRCTCHPNTYSRTCGLCQPGFWNFPHCRRCECNGHADSCDSKTGACINCQDSTTGHNCDMCIATFYGDPRIGVDIPCRQCPCPGAIASGHSYADSCSLDSITQDVVCECYEGYASPRCETCDDNYYGNPDVPGGSCTPCDCSNNTDPARPGNCDPKTGECLQCLFDTAGSHCQICKPQYYGDALEKNCKFCECNVLGTDQSAGPCNHRSGQCPCLPHVMGQFCDHCEENHWRIASGEGCDPCECDAIGSISDKCNEYDGTCECRPGFGGRQCNECQKNHWGDPNIECKTCECSSLGSATPQCDRQTGACVCYEGIGGVKCDHCDRGYLGFAPTCRPCGECFDNWDMTLQGVRNRTSNVITDASRIKKVGITGFYTSEFDQMDDSLNQVKALVSDTSVRGQDLEKLSDRAADLKNVIQASQMRLDELDNLQDSVSQRVHLADAALKNMRNRTDNLHQDAAQLKKDATKLQEANVQGALNVTVEMAEQSNEAERMANGTLNTLAEAERYHTNTENFLSKNSLSFKEATDQNKESIARLGDQVTTIKSMLPDLNLEVCGERVTECSSLCGGAGCGSCGGLSCDAGAVAKVNLALDLADKQTAAIKNHRDKAEQLLRSMSQVQQEAIAARSNAQDAFNHALSVRNKTDGLSADLTALTDRMWNFLTEEQSTPAEVRDLAKKALSKNIHSNPEQIKELAQNISLMVGSLTNPEKIIAEAADGLRRANQLRERANATKNEAIAKEVQAEKITKLLTDAQSAQDNADNAVRKATDDIAQSQAHLTTIIQGMKMAKDTAGKLTASVGALDSRLENLQTQLIKDDYILNEEIAKQVAEVVLEAGTVDNKTMKLRQEYQQAKNSLGNRVDRSKGNIEKAKSLLARASELTADTSTKFKDLDGMEIVYKDNERKLSRLMDIVDSLTNEMEQHLKEIDTKSIRYRQCST from the exons ATGGTTCGGCCAAATCAGCTCATCGCCATTGTTTTTGGTTTATTTCTGGTTATACTAGCAG ATACGACGAGCCCTCCTTACTACCGACGAGTATCGAACAGAGTGCAATCGAGACCAG GTGTGCTTCTAAAGAAACCTCAACCCTGCGAAGTTGGCTCGTGTTATCCAGCTACTGGAGATTTGTTAATCGGGCGAGAAAATCGAATCCGTGCTTCGTCTACCTGCGGTTTAAAAGGACCTGAAAGATACTGCATAGTTTCTCACCTTCAGGAtaggaaaaaatgtttcttttgTGACAAAAGAATCCCAAAGCAGCAACACGgggttgaaaatattgtccACAAATACCAGCCAAA CCATCGCGCTGCAGAGACTTGGTGGCAGTCGGAAAATGGTGTGGAAAATGTAACACTGCAGCTGGACCTGGAAGCGGAATTCCATTTCACCCACATAATCATAAAATTCAAGACGTTCAGACCAGCTGCAATGTTGATCGAACGTTCTTACGACTTTGGCAAGACCTGGCAGGTGTACAAATACTTTGCCTATAACTGCCAGCAGTCATTCCCTGGCGTGTCGACGAAGGCATCTCGGAACTTGACGGATGTCGTGTGCGAATCGCGATATTCCAACGTTGCTCCATCAGAAGGTGGTGAGATAATCCACAGAGTGCTGCCACCGAACCTGCAAATCGACAACCCGTACTCGAAGGAAGTTCAGAATCTTTTGAAAATGACCAACTTGCGGATCAACTTCACAAGGCTGCACACTTTGGGTGACGACTTGTTGGACAACCGCGCAGAGATACGAGAGAAGTATTACTACGCCATAAAAAACATGTGGGTTCGAGGATCCTGCTCGTGCTACGGACACGCGTCGAGGTGTCTACCCTTGCCCGGAATACCCGAAAGGCAGGACATGGTTCATGGCCGTTGTGAATGTACGCACAACACCAAGGGACTGAACTGTGAATATTGCGAGGACTTCTTCAACGATTTACCGTGGAAACCTGCGGTTGGAAAGCAAACCAGTGCCTGCAAGATGTGCAACTGTAACAATCACAGTCAAAGTTGTCATTTCGACGAGGCCGTCTTCGAGCGATCTGGAAGAGTTTCCGGCGGTGTTTGTGACGACTGTCAGCATAACACTCGTGGGCAAAATTGTGAACAGTGCAAGCCATTCTTCTACCATGAGTCCAGTAGAGATATGACTGACGCTGAAGCTTGCCAAC CCTGTGACTGCGATCCCTCCGGTTCCTTGGATGATGGAATCTGCGACTCACGCACTGACGAGTTAAGTGGTGATGAATCTGGCCGGTGTCACTGCAAGGCCAACGTTGAAGGCAGACGGTGTGACAGATGTAAGAATGGATTCTGGAAATTCGACTTTAACAACCCGGACGGATGTCAAG CGTGTACCTGCAACACTGTCGGAACGATCGGTAACCAAGGGTGCAACATGCTGACGGGCGAATGCACCTGTAAGCGTTACGTAACCGCACGTGACTGCAGTCAATGTCTCCCAGAATATTGGGGTCTTTCCGAGGAACAAGACGGCTGTAAGCCATGCGATTGTGACCTTGGTGGAGCCTACGACAATTTCTGTGATGTCGTGACAGGCCAGTGCCGTTGCAGGCGTAACATAGGTGGGCGAACCTGCAATGAGCCAGAGCAAAGTTACTACACTGTTTCCTTGGATTTTCTCATTTACGAAGGAGAGAATAGTCGAGCATCCAGC AACTGTCAGATTGTGATCAGAGAGCCCTACCGTGACGGGAGAAACACCACGTGGACTGGCAGTGGGTTCATCAGAGCTTACGAATTCTCAAACTTGACCTTCGTTATAGACGACATCGTGAAAACCATGGAGTACGACATAGTCGTGCGATATGAACCTGAGATCGCAGGGCCCTGGCAGAAAGTGCGAATCTTTATCGAAAGAGACGGTCCAGTCGACCCTGACGGACCCTGTAGAAATTGGCAGCCTTCTGATGACCGTGTCACAATGCAGCTCTATCCTGACAGACATAGTGCCGTTGCAATTAGAAACGCCTGTTTGGAATCAGGAAAGAGATACATCGTACATTTGACTTTTGATGCATACGACCAACGTTACCAAACACCGTCGGCATCTATTCTAATTGATTCG ATCACGTTGATCCCTAGACCAGAGAGCATACCGGTCTTCAGTGGATCCCCACTTGCGGAAGTGCGCCGCCAAGAATACGAAGCTTACCGATGCGGTGATATGTTTTACGACTTGTACGATAGGGACCAACAGATTTCCGATATCTGCAAACAGTATCAGTATATCATTGGGACGTATGTGTTCGACGGTGGTCATG CATGTGAATGTAACCTGACTGGGTCACACAGTCTGCTTTGCAATCAATTCGGAGGCAGATGTTCCTGCAAAACAAACGTGATCGGTCGTCGATGCGATAGTTGCGCACCTGGAACCTACAATTTTGGACCAGAAGGCTGTAAGCCGTGCGACTGTGACGCCGTGGGAGCGTTGGACAACTTCTGCAACGTTGAGACGGGGCGGTGCACTTGTCACCCGAACACGTACTCCAGAACGTGCGGCCTGTGTCAACCAGGCTTTTGGAACTTCCCACACTGCAGACGATGCGAGTGCAACGGTCATGCCGACAGCTGCGACTCGAAGACGGGAGCTTGCATAAACTGCCAGGACTCAACGACGGGCCACAACTGCGACATGTGCATAGCGACATTCTACGGTGACCCACGTATCGGCGTCGACATCCCTTGCAGGCAGTGTCCATGTCCGGGCGCCATAGCATCGGGTCATTCATATGCAGACAGCTGCTCACTGGATTCCATAACTCAAGACGTGGTTTGCGAATGCTACGAAGGTTACGCCAGTCCGAGATGTGAAACCTGCGACGATAACTACTATGGAAACCCAGATGTTCCCGGTGGCAGTTGCACGCCATGCGATTGTAGCAATAACACTGACCCGGCTCGACCGGGCAACTGCGATCCGAAGACCGGGGAATGCCTCCAGTGTTTGTTTGACACCGCTGGCTCACACTGCCAGATTTGCAAGCCGCAATATTACGGCGATGCCTTAGAGAAAAACTGCAAATTCTGCGAGTGTAATGTACTTGGTACAGATCAGAGCGCGGGCCCCTGTAATCACCGATCGGGACAGTGTCCGTGTCTCCCGCATGTCATGGGTCAGTTCTGTGACCACTGCGAAGAGAACCATTGGCGAATTGCAAGCGGAGAAGGCTGCGATCCGTGCGAATGTGACGCGATTGGAAGTATTTCAGACAAATGTAACGAGTACGATGGAACTTGCGAGTGCAGGCCAGGTTTCGGTGGAAGGCAGTGTAACGAGTGCCAGAAGAATCACTGGGGCGATCCGAATATTGAATGTAAAACTTGCGAGTGCAGTTCCCTTGGTTCAGCCACGCCGCAGTGTGACAGACAAACCGGGGCTTGCGTGTGCTACGAAGGTATCGGGGGCGTAAAGTGCGACCACTGTGATCGAGGCTACCTCGGTTTTGCTCCGACCTGCCGCCCTTGCGGAGAATGTTTCGATAATTGGGACATGACTCTTCAAGGAGTGAGGAATCGGACAAGCAATGTAATCACAGATGCTTCGAGAATCAAAAAGGTTGGTATAACCGGATTCTACACGTCCGAGTTCGATCAAATGGACGACTCGTTGAACCAAGTCAAGGCTCTGGTGAGCGATACCAGCGTAAGAGGACAAGACCTGGAAAAATTGAGCGACAGGGCGGCGGATCTGAAAAACGTCATTCAGGCATCTCAGATGAGACTTGACGAGCTCGACAACCTCCAGGACAGTGTTAGTCAACGAGTGCATCTCGCCGACGCTGCCCTCAAAAACATGAGGAATAGGACGGACAATCTGCATCAAGACGCTGCGCAGTTGAAGAAGGACGCAACGAAGTTACAAGAGGCTAACGTGCAGGGGGCTCTGAACGTCACCGTTGAAATGGCCGAGCAATCGAACGAGGCTGAAAGAATGGCCAATGGTACATTGAACACCTTGGCCGAGGCTGAGCGGTACCATACGAACACGGAAAATTTCCTCAGTAAGAATTCCCTCAGCTTCAAGGAGGCCACGGATCAAAACAAGGAGTCCATTGCTCGGCTTGGCGACCAGGTGACCACCATAAAATCCATGCTGCCTGATTTAAACCTTGAAGTTTGCGGAGAGCGCGTCACTGAGTGTAGTTCACTGTGCGGTGGAGCTGGATGTGGTTCTTGTGGAGGATTGTCTTGTGATGCTGGAGCCGTAGCAAAAGTCAACTTGGCACTGGATCTGGCCGATAAGCAAACAGCGGCGATCAAGAATCATCGGGATAAAGCTGAGCAACTACTGAGGAGC ATGTCTCAAGTACAACAAGAAGCAATCGCAGCAAGATCGAACGCTCAAGATGCGTTCAACCATGCCTTGTCCGTAAGGAACAAGACGGACGGATTGTCCGCCGATTTGACAGCGCTCACCGACAGGATGTGGAATTTCCTTACGGAGGAACAATCAACCCCAGCTGAGGTCAGAGACCTGGCGAAGAAGGCATTGAGTAAAAACATTCACTCGAATCCAGAACAGATCAAGGAACTCGCGCAGAACATATCCTTGATGGTTGGGTCGCTGACGAATCCCGAGAAAATCATCGCCGAAGCAGCCGATGGTTTGAGGCGGGCTAACCAACTGAGAGAACGAGCCAACGCGACGAAGAACGAGGCGATAGCCAAGGAAGTGCAAGCCGAAAAGATAACCAAGCTATTGACTGACGCTCAGTCGGCTCAGGACAATGCTGACAATGCTGTAAGAAAGGCAACGGACGATATTGCTCAGTCCCAAGCGCACTTGACCACGATTATTCAGGGAATGAAAATGGCCAAGGACACGGCCGGCAAATTAACCGCGAGCGTCGGCGCCTTGGATTCGAGACTCGAGAATCTTCAGACTCAGCTGATAAAGGATGACTACATACTTAACGAGGAGATTGCAAAGCAGGTTGCTGAAGTGGTCCTGGAAGCTGGAACAGTCGATAACAAGACGATGAAACTGAGACAGGAGTATCAACAAGCAAAAAATTCACTAGGGAACCGAGTCGACAGGAGTAAAGGAAACATCGAGAAGGCAAAATCACTTTTGGCAAGGGCGTCTGAATTGACGGCCGATACTTCGACCAAGTTCAAGGACCTCGACGGTATGGAGATTGTGTATAAAGACAACGAGAGAAAATTGTCTAGGCTCATGGATATCGTCGACTCTTTGACAAACGAAATGGAACAACATTTGAAGGAAATTGATACGAAGTCCATAAGGTACCGGCAATGTTCCACTTAa
- the LOC124219103 gene encoding laminin subunit beta-1-like isoform X2, producing MVRPNQLIAIVFGLFLVILADTTSPPYYRRVSNRVQSRPETVQRGDMSPSEAFGENQYSWSRVTTMRPRGVLLKKPQPCEVGSCYPATGDLLIGRENRIRASSTCGLKGPERYCIVSHLQDRKKCFFCDKRIPKQQHGVENIVHKYQPNHRAAETWWQSENGVENVTLQLDLEAEFHFTHIIIKFKTFRPAAMLIERSYDFGKTWQVYKYFAYNCQQSFPGVSTKASRNLTDVVCESRYSNVAPSEGGEIIHRVLPPNLQIDNPYSKEVQNLLKMTNLRINFTRLHTLGDDLLDNRAEIREKYYYAIKNMWVRGSCSCYGHASRCLPLPGIPERQDMVHGRCECTHNTKGLNCEYCEDFFNDLPWKPAVGKQTSACKMCNCNNHSQSCHFDEAVFERSGRVSGGVCDDCQHNTRGQNCEQCKPFFYHESSRDMTDAEACQPCDCDPSGSLDDGICDSRTDELSGDESGRCHCKANVEGRRCDRCKNGFWKFDFNNPDGCQACTCNTVGTIGNQGCNMLTGECTCKRYVTARDCSQCLPEYWGLSEEQDGCKPCDCDLGGAYDNFCDVVTGQCRCRRNIGGRTCNEPEQSYYTVSLDFLIYEGENSRASSNCQIVIREPYRDGRNTTWTGSGFIRAYEFSNLTFVIDDIVKTMEYDIVVRYEPEIAGPWQKVRIFIERDGPVDPDGPCRNWQPSDDRVTMQLYPDRHSAVAIRNACLESGKRYIVHLTFDAYDQRYQTPSASILIDSITLIPRPESIPVFSGSPLAEVRRQEYEAYRCGDMFYDLYDRDQQISDICKQYQYIIGTYVFDGGHACECNLTGSHSLLCNQFGGRCSCKTNVIGRRCDSCAPGTYNFGPEGCKPCDCDAVGALDNFCNVETGRCTCHPNTYSRTCGLCQPGFWNFPHCRRCECNGHADSCDSKTGACINCQDSTTGHNCDMCIATFYGDPRIGVDIPCRQCPCPGAIASGHSYADSCSLDSITQDVVCECYEGYASPRCETCDDNYYGNPDVPGGSCTPCDCSNNTDPARPGNCDPKTGECLQCLFDTAGSHCQICKPQYYGDALEKNCKFCECNVLGTDQSAGPCNHRSGQCPCLPHVMGQFCDHCEENHWRIASGEGCDPCECDAIGSISDKCNEYDGTCECRPGFGGRQCNECQKNHWGDPNIECKTCECSSLGSATPQCDRQTGACVCYEGIGGVKCDHCDRGYLGFAPTCRPCGECFDNWDMTLQGVRNRTSNVITDASRIKKVGITGFYTSEFDQMDDSLNQVKALVSDTSVRGQDLEKLSDRAADLKNVIQASQMRLDELDNLQDSVSQRVHLADAALKNMRNRTDNLHQDAAQLKKDATKLQEANVQGALNVTVEMAEQSNEAERMANGTLNTLAEAERYHTNTENFLSKNSLSFKEATDQNKESIARLGDQVTTIKSMLPDLNLEVCGERVTECSSLCGGAGCGSCGGLSCDAGAVAKVNLALDLADKQTAAIKNHRDKAEQLLRSMSQVQQEAIAARSNAQDAFNHALSVRNKTDGLSADLTALTDRMWNFLTEEQSTPAEVRDLAKKALSKNIHSNPEQIKELAQNISLMVGSLTNPEKIIAEAADGLRRANQLRERANATKNEAIAKEVQAEKITKLLTDAQSAQDNADNAVRKATDDIAQSQAHLTTIIQGMKMAKDTAGKLTASVGALDSRLENLQTQLIKDDYILNEEIAKQVAEVVLEAGTVDNKTMKLRQEYQQAKNSLGNRVDRSKGNIEKAKSLLARASELTADTSTKFKDLDGMEIVYKDNERKLSRLMDIVDSLTNEMEQHLKEIDTKSIRYRQCST from the exons ATGGTTCGGCCAAATCAGCTCATCGCCATTGTTTTTGGTTTATTTCTGGTTATACTAGCAG ATACGACGAGCCCTCCTTACTACCGACGAGTATCGAACAGAGTGCAATCGAGACCAG AAACCGTGCAGAGAGGAGATATGTCGCCGTCAGAAGCTTTCGGCGAGAATCAGTATAGTTGGAGCCGGGTGACGACAATGAGGCCCAGAG GTGTGCTTCTAAAGAAACCTCAACCCTGCGAAGTTGGCTCGTGTTATCCAGCTACTGGAGATTTGTTAATCGGGCGAGAAAATCGAATCCGTGCTTCGTCTACCTGCGGTTTAAAAGGACCTGAAAGATACTGCATAGTTTCTCACCTTCAGGAtaggaaaaaatgtttcttttgTGACAAAAGAATCCCAAAGCAGCAACACGgggttgaaaatattgtccACAAATACCAGCCAAA CCATCGCGCTGCAGAGACTTGGTGGCAGTCGGAAAATGGTGTGGAAAATGTAACACTGCAGCTGGACCTGGAAGCGGAATTCCATTTCACCCACATAATCATAAAATTCAAGACGTTCAGACCAGCTGCAATGTTGATCGAACGTTCTTACGACTTTGGCAAGACCTGGCAGGTGTACAAATACTTTGCCTATAACTGCCAGCAGTCATTCCCTGGCGTGTCGACGAAGGCATCTCGGAACTTGACGGATGTCGTGTGCGAATCGCGATATTCCAACGTTGCTCCATCAGAAGGTGGTGAGATAATCCACAGAGTGCTGCCACCGAACCTGCAAATCGACAACCCGTACTCGAAGGAAGTTCAGAATCTTTTGAAAATGACCAACTTGCGGATCAACTTCACAAGGCTGCACACTTTGGGTGACGACTTGTTGGACAACCGCGCAGAGATACGAGAGAAGTATTACTACGCCATAAAAAACATGTGGGTTCGAGGATCCTGCTCGTGCTACGGACACGCGTCGAGGTGTCTACCCTTGCCCGGAATACCCGAAAGGCAGGACATGGTTCATGGCCGTTGTGAATGTACGCACAACACCAAGGGACTGAACTGTGAATATTGCGAGGACTTCTTCAACGATTTACCGTGGAAACCTGCGGTTGGAAAGCAAACCAGTGCCTGCAAGATGTGCAACTGTAACAATCACAGTCAAAGTTGTCATTTCGACGAGGCCGTCTTCGAGCGATCTGGAAGAGTTTCCGGCGGTGTTTGTGACGACTGTCAGCATAACACTCGTGGGCAAAATTGTGAACAGTGCAAGCCATTCTTCTACCATGAGTCCAGTAGAGATATGACTGACGCTGAAGCTTGCCAAC CCTGTGACTGCGATCCCTCCGGTTCCTTGGATGATGGAATCTGCGACTCACGCACTGACGAGTTAAGTGGTGATGAATCTGGCCGGTGTCACTGCAAGGCCAACGTTGAAGGCAGACGGTGTGACAGATGTAAGAATGGATTCTGGAAATTCGACTTTAACAACCCGGACGGATGTCAAG CGTGTACCTGCAACACTGTCGGAACGATCGGTAACCAAGGGTGCAACATGCTGACGGGCGAATGCACCTGTAAGCGTTACGTAACCGCACGTGACTGCAGTCAATGTCTCCCAGAATATTGGGGTCTTTCCGAGGAACAAGACGGCTGTAAGCCATGCGATTGTGACCTTGGTGGAGCCTACGACAATTTCTGTGATGTCGTGACAGGCCAGTGCCGTTGCAGGCGTAACATAGGTGGGCGAACCTGCAATGAGCCAGAGCAAAGTTACTACACTGTTTCCTTGGATTTTCTCATTTACGAAGGAGAGAATAGTCGAGCATCCAGC AACTGTCAGATTGTGATCAGAGAGCCCTACCGTGACGGGAGAAACACCACGTGGACTGGCAGTGGGTTCATCAGAGCTTACGAATTCTCAAACTTGACCTTCGTTATAGACGACATCGTGAAAACCATGGAGTACGACATAGTCGTGCGATATGAACCTGAGATCGCAGGGCCCTGGCAGAAAGTGCGAATCTTTATCGAAAGAGACGGTCCAGTCGACCCTGACGGACCCTGTAGAAATTGGCAGCCTTCTGATGACCGTGTCACAATGCAGCTCTATCCTGACAGACATAGTGCCGTTGCAATTAGAAACGCCTGTTTGGAATCAGGAAAGAGATACATCGTACATTTGACTTTTGATGCATACGACCAACGTTACCAAACACCGTCGGCATCTATTCTAATTGATTCG ATCACGTTGATCCCTAGACCAGAGAGCATACCGGTCTTCAGTGGATCCCCACTTGCGGAAGTGCGCCGCCAAGAATACGAAGCTTACCGATGCGGTGATATGTTTTACGACTTGTACGATAGGGACCAACAGATTTCCGATATCTGCAAACAGTATCAGTATATCATTGGGACGTATGTGTTCGACGGTGGTCATG CATGTGAATGTAACCTGACTGGGTCACACAGTCTGCTTTGCAATCAATTCGGAGGCAGATGTTCCTGCAAAACAAACGTGATCGGTCGTCGATGCGATAGTTGCGCACCTGGAACCTACAATTTTGGACCAGAAGGCTGTAAGCCGTGCGACTGTGACGCCGTGGGAGCGTTGGACAACTTCTGCAACGTTGAGACGGGGCGGTGCACTTGTCACCCGAACACGTACTCCAGAACGTGCGGCCTGTGTCAACCAGGCTTTTGGAACTTCCCACACTGCAGACGATGCGAGTGCAACGGTCATGCCGACAGCTGCGACTCGAAGACGGGAGCTTGCATAAACTGCCAGGACTCAACGACGGGCCACAACTGCGACATGTGCATAGCGACATTCTACGGTGACCCACGTATCGGCGTCGACATCCCTTGCAGGCAGTGTCCATGTCCGGGCGCCATAGCATCGGGTCATTCATATGCAGACAGCTGCTCACTGGATTCCATAACTCAAGACGTGGTTTGCGAATGCTACGAAGGTTACGCCAGTCCGAGATGTGAAACCTGCGACGATAACTACTATGGAAACCCAGATGTTCCCGGTGGCAGTTGCACGCCATGCGATTGTAGCAATAACACTGACCCGGCTCGACCGGGCAACTGCGATCCGAAGACCGGGGAATGCCTCCAGTGTTTGTTTGACACCGCTGGCTCACACTGCCAGATTTGCAAGCCGCAATATTACGGCGATGCCTTAGAGAAAAACTGCAAATTCTGCGAGTGTAATGTACTTGGTACAGATCAGAGCGCGGGCCCCTGTAATCACCGATCGGGACAGTGTCCGTGTCTCCCGCATGTCATGGGTCAGTTCTGTGACCACTGCGAAGAGAACCATTGGCGAATTGCAAGCGGAGAAGGCTGCGATCCGTGCGAATGTGACGCGATTGGAAGTATTTCAGACAAATGTAACGAGTACGATGGAACTTGCGAGTGCAGGCCAGGTTTCGGTGGAAGGCAGTGTAACGAGTGCCAGAAGAATCACTGGGGCGATCCGAATATTGAATGTAAAACTTGCGAGTGCAGTTCCCTTGGTTCAGCCACGCCGCAGTGTGACAGACAAACCGGGGCTTGCGTGTGCTACGAAGGTATCGGGGGCGTAAAGTGCGACCACTGTGATCGAGGCTACCTCGGTTTTGCTCCGACCTGCCGCCCTTGCGGAGAATGTTTCGATAATTGGGACATGACTCTTCAAGGAGTGAGGAATCGGACAAGCAATGTAATCACAGATGCTTCGAGAATCAAAAAGGTTGGTATAACCGGATTCTACACGTCCGAGTTCGATCAAATGGACGACTCGTTGAACCAAGTCAAGGCTCTGGTGAGCGATACCAGCGTAAGAGGACAAGACCTGGAAAAATTGAGCGACAGGGCGGCGGATCTGAAAAACGTCATTCAGGCATCTCAGATGAGACTTGACGAGCTCGACAACCTCCAGGACAGTGTTAGTCAACGAGTGCATCTCGCCGACGCTGCCCTCAAAAACATGAGGAATAGGACGGACAATCTGCATCAAGACGCTGCGCAGTTGAAGAAGGACGCAACGAAGTTACAAGAGGCTAACGTGCAGGGGGCTCTGAACGTCACCGTTGAAATGGCCGAGCAATCGAACGAGGCTGAAAGAATGGCCAATGGTACATTGAACACCTTGGCCGAGGCTGAGCGGTACCATACGAACACGGAAAATTTCCTCAGTAAGAATTCCCTCAGCTTCAAGGAGGCCACGGATCAAAACAAGGAGTCCATTGCTCGGCTTGGCGACCAGGTGACCACCATAAAATCCATGCTGCCTGATTTAAACCTTGAAGTTTGCGGAGAGCGCGTCACTGAGTGTAGTTCACTGTGCGGTGGAGCTGGATGTGGTTCTTGTGGAGGATTGTCTTGTGATGCTGGAGCCGTAGCAAAAGTCAACTTGGCACTGGATCTGGCCGATAAGCAAACAGCGGCGATCAAGAATCATCGGGATAAAGCTGAGCAACTACTGAGGAGC ATGTCTCAAGTACAACAAGAAGCAATCGCAGCAAGATCGAACGCTCAAGATGCGTTCAACCATGCCTTGTCCGTAAGGAACAAGACGGACGGATTGTCCGCCGATTTGACAGCGCTCACCGACAGGATGTGGAATTTCCTTACGGAGGAACAATCAACCCCAGCTGAGGTCAGAGACCTGGCGAAGAAGGCATTGAGTAAAAACATTCACTCGAATCCAGAACAGATCAAGGAACTCGCGCAGAACATATCCTTGATGGTTGGGTCGCTGACGAATCCCGAGAAAATCATCGCCGAAGCAGCCGATGGTTTGAGGCGGGCTAACCAACTGAGAGAACGAGCCAACGCGACGAAGAACGAGGCGATAGCCAAGGAAGTGCAAGCCGAAAAGATAACCAAGCTATTGACTGACGCTCAGTCGGCTCAGGACAATGCTGACAATGCTGTAAGAAAGGCAACGGACGATATTGCTCAGTCCCAAGCGCACTTGACCACGATTATTCAGGGAATGAAAATGGCCAAGGACACGGCCGGCAAATTAACCGCGAGCGTCGGCGCCTTGGATTCGAGACTCGAGAATCTTCAGACTCAGCTGATAAAGGATGACTACATACTTAACGAGGAGATTGCAAAGCAGGTTGCTGAAGTGGTCCTGGAAGCTGGAACAGTCGATAACAAGACGATGAAACTGAGACAGGAGTATCAACAAGCAAAAAATTCACTAGGGAACCGAGTCGACAGGAGTAAAGGAAACATCGAGAAGGCAAAATCACTTTTGGCAAGGGCGTCTGAATTGACGGCCGATACTTCGACCAAGTTCAAGGACCTCGACGGTATGGAGATTGTGTATAAAGACAACGAGAGAAAATTGTCTAGGCTCATGGATATCGTCGACTCTTTGACAAACGAAATGGAACAACATTTGAAGGAAATTGATACGAAGTCCATAAGGTACCGGCAATGTTCCACTTAa